The following are from one region of the Halomonas qaidamensis genome:
- a CDS encoding BCCT family transporter — translation MNSPKDTGPAHGLGKFGDPVVLGLSGGFVILFVVLSLINIEGVAGAISSGFAWTAAVLGSYFQLLLLLTFFIAIGLAISPAASAKIGGLSKPELSTFKWLSIIMCTLLAGGGVFFAAGEPVYHFVVTPPAFDTEAGTVEAIASALAQSFMHWGFLAWAVLGSLTAIVLAYWHYDRGLPLQPRTLLYPVLGERLMRSWVGGVVDACCVIAVVAGTVGPIGFLATQVSFGLHELFGISSGYATQLMILIVLGVVYVTSAATGIHKGIQLLSRFNVFLALAIAAVIFVFGPTLFFTNAYLQGFGVYISSFFAMATMTSETAPGWWMQWWTVFFFAWFIGYGPLMAIFVARISRGRTIRQMILAVAVMAPIATTVWFTLLGGAGIHYQLTGTIDLAEALNNFQFDVATLTVAQALPGGAVMALTILLLTTIFVATTGDSMSYAIAVVCTGHDEPHTAVRIFWGITMSLMAAILLYMGSGQIGVLQQFIVITAIPVSLVLLPSLWLGPKAAYAMAREQGLTTRKKVIVHE, via the coding sequence ATGAACTCACCCAAAGATACAGGCCCAGCCCATGGGCTTGGTAAGTTCGGTGACCCGGTTGTACTCGGGCTTAGCGGTGGCTTTGTCATCCTGTTTGTCGTTCTGTCACTGATCAACATCGAAGGAGTCGCTGGCGCAATATCAAGCGGCTTTGCCTGGACCGCTGCCGTCTTAGGCTCTTATTTCCAGTTGCTGTTGTTACTGACTTTTTTTATCGCCATTGGGCTTGCCATTTCCCCGGCTGCCAGCGCCAAGATTGGTGGACTGAGCAAGCCAGAGTTGAGCACCTTCAAATGGCTCTCCATCATCATGTGTACCCTACTGGCCGGGGGTGGGGTTTTCTTTGCTGCCGGTGAGCCGGTGTATCACTTTGTGGTCACCCCACCCGCTTTTGACACCGAAGCAGGCACCGTGGAAGCCATTGCCAGTGCCTTGGCACAGTCGTTCATGCACTGGGGCTTTCTGGCCTGGGCCGTGCTCGGCTCGCTGACCGCCATTGTGCTGGCGTACTGGCACTATGATCGTGGCCTGCCACTGCAGCCACGCACGTTACTTTACCCGGTACTTGGCGAGCGGCTGATGCGCAGCTGGGTGGGTGGTGTGGTAGATGCCTGCTGTGTGATTGCCGTCGTGGCAGGTACCGTTGGCCCGATCGGCTTTTTGGCTACTCAAGTCAGTTTTGGCCTGCATGAGCTGTTTGGTATCAGTTCGGGCTATGCCACCCAGTTGATGATTTTGATTGTGCTGGGCGTTGTGTATGTCACCTCGGCAGCCACCGGGATTCATAAAGGCATTCAGCTGCTAAGCCGCTTCAATGTGTTTCTGGCGCTGGCAATTGCGGCAGTGATCTTTGTATTTGGGCCAACGCTGTTCTTTACCAATGCTTACCTGCAGGGCTTTGGCGTTTATATCAGCTCCTTCTTCGCCATGGCGACCATGACTTCGGAAACCGCCCCAGGCTGGTGGATGCAGTGGTGGACGGTGTTCTTTTTTGCCTGGTTTATCGGTTACGGTCCGCTGATGGCGATTTTCGTGGCGCGTATCTCTCGCGGTCGTACCATTCGGCAGATGATCCTGGCCGTTGCCGTAATGGCACCGATTGCCACCACCGTCTGGTTTACCCTGTTGGGCGGTGCCGGTATTCACTATCAGTTAACCGGCACAATTGACTTAGCTGAGGCGCTGAATAACTTCCAGTTTGATGTGGCGACCCTGACCGTGGCGCAAGCGCTGCCCGGGGGAGCGGTGATGGCGCTGACGATTCTACTGCTGACTACTATTTTCGTAGCCACCACCGGCGACTCGATGAGCTATGCGATTGCCGTGGTCTGTACTGGTCACGATGAACCGCACACAGCTGTGCGAATATTCTGGGGAATCACGATGTCGTTAATGGCTGCGATTCTGCTTTATATGGGCTCTGGTCAGATTGGTGTGCTGCAGCAATTTATCGTGATTACCGCTATTCCTGTTTCACTGGTGCTGTTGCCATCACTGTGGCTAGGGCCAAAAGCGGCCTACGCGATGGCACGCGAGCAGGGCCTGACGACGCGTAAGAAGGTGATTGTTCATGAGTAA
- the nirB gene encoding nitrite reductase large subunit NirB produces MATLTKLIIIGNGMVGHHLVEQLVESEALGRFQVTVFGEERQRAYDRVHLSEYFSGRDAESLALCEADYYTTHGISLRSGEAVTRIDREQQTVITAQGSYPYDQLVLATGSFPFVPPIPGNDSEGCLVYRTLDDLDAIQAAAENATNGVVVGGGLLGLEAANALRDLNLDTAVVEFAPRLMPMQVDNEGGELLKEKIEALGVQVLTERATQRIEPGETSRLRMVFQDDKVLETDLIVFSAGIRPQDTLARECGLSIGERGGVVIDDQCYTSDPAILAIGEVALWNESIFGLVAPGYQMAKAALSTLTGGNTHFSGADMSTKLKLLGVDVGSIGDAHGTQNPGARMFRYLDPLTQVYRKMVVTSDGRKLLGAMLVGDNSAYDTLLQYYANGIELPKEPASLILPQQSGAAPALGPDALPETAMICSCHNVTKGDICTAIDGGAADLGNVKGATKASTGCGGCTALLKSVVDHELEARGVEVDKSLCEHFAYTRQALYDIVRVEGIKTFSALIKKHGNPESHCLGCAICKPAVASILASCFNEPITDAAHVPLQDTNDTFMANMQKNGTYSVVPRIAGGEITPDKLVVLGQVAQKYQLYTKVTGGQRIDLFGARLEDLPAIWGELIEAGFETGHAYGKSLRTVKSCVGSTWCRYGVQDSVGMAIKLENRYKGLRAPHKIKFGVSGCTRECAEAQSKDIGIIATENGWNLYVCGNGGMRPRHAELFATDLDDEQLYRTIDRFLMFYVRTADRLQRTSVWRENLDGGLEYLKEVILEDSLGINSELERQMQHVVDSYQCEWANAISDPEKLKRFRSFVNDARPDPSIIMTSERGQLRPA; encoded by the coding sequence ATGGCAACCCTAACAAAACTGATCATTATTGGTAACGGCATGGTCGGCCACCACTTGGTCGAACAGCTGGTTGAGAGCGAGGCACTGGGACGTTTTCAAGTAACCGTGTTTGGCGAAGAGCGCCAACGTGCCTACGACCGCGTGCATCTTTCAGAGTACTTTAGCGGACGCGACGCAGAGTCGCTTGCGCTATGCGAGGCAGATTACTACACCACCCATGGCATTAGTTTGCGCAGCGGTGAGGCGGTCACTCGCATTGATCGTGAACAGCAAACCGTAATCACTGCCCAGGGCAGCTACCCGTATGACCAGCTGGTTCTGGCCACCGGCTCCTTCCCGTTTGTGCCGCCCATTCCCGGCAACGACAGTGAAGGTTGTTTGGTGTATCGCACGCTGGATGATCTGGACGCCATTCAAGCAGCAGCAGAAAACGCAACAAATGGGGTGGTCGTCGGTGGTGGGTTACTTGGGTTGGAAGCCGCCAATGCGCTACGCGATCTTAATCTGGATACCGCTGTGGTTGAGTTTGCCCCACGCCTGATGCCCATGCAGGTAGATAACGAAGGTGGTGAACTACTCAAGGAAAAAATTGAAGCGCTGGGCGTCCAAGTGCTTACCGAGCGCGCTACCCAGCGTATCGAACCTGGCGAAACCAGCCGCCTGCGCATGGTATTCCAGGATGACAAGGTACTGGAAACCGACCTGATAGTGTTTTCAGCAGGCATTCGTCCACAAGACACCTTGGCGCGCGAATGCGGTTTGAGCATTGGCGAGCGCGGCGGCGTGGTTATTGATGACCAATGCTACACCAGCGATCCTGCCATTCTCGCCATTGGCGAAGTCGCGCTATGGAATGAGAGTATTTTTGGTTTAGTCGCCCCAGGCTACCAAATGGCCAAGGCAGCGCTGTCCACCCTGACGGGCGGCAACACACACTTTAGCGGTGCCGATATGAGCACCAAGCTGAAGTTACTGGGTGTGGATGTGGGTTCTATCGGCGATGCCCATGGTACTCAAAACCCCGGTGCGCGCATGTTTCGCTATCTCGACCCACTCACCCAGGTGTATCGCAAGATGGTGGTAACCAGCGATGGTAGAAAGCTGCTGGGCGCAATGTTGGTAGGCGATAACAGCGCGTACGACACCCTCTTACAGTACTACGCCAACGGCATTGAGCTGCCCAAAGAGCCCGCTTCGTTGATTCTTCCCCAGCAAAGTGGAGCCGCCCCAGCACTAGGCCCAGACGCGCTGCCTGAAACCGCAATGATTTGTTCATGCCATAACGTTACTAAAGGCGATATTTGCACCGCCATTGATGGCGGGGCCGCTGACCTTGGCAACGTCAAAGGGGCGACCAAAGCCAGCACGGGCTGTGGTGGCTGCACCGCACTGCTCAAAAGCGTGGTTGACCATGAGCTGGAAGCGCGCGGTGTTGAAGTCGATAAATCACTCTGCGAGCACTTCGCCTATACCCGCCAAGCGCTTTACGACATTGTGCGCGTTGAAGGCATCAAAACCTTCAGTGCGTTAATTAAAAAGCATGGCAACCCCGAGTCTCACTGCCTTGGCTGCGCTATTTGCAAGCCTGCCGTCGCCTCTATTCTGGCGTCCTGCTTTAACGAACCAATCACCGATGCTGCTCACGTGCCGCTGCAAGATACCAATGACACTTTTATGGCCAATATGCAGAAAAACGGCACCTACTCGGTGGTGCCGCGCATTGCAGGCGGTGAAATCACCCCCGATAAGTTAGTCGTGCTGGGGCAAGTGGCCCAGAAGTACCAGCTTTACACCAAAGTCACCGGCGGCCAGCGCATCGATCTGTTCGGCGCACGCTTAGAAGACCTCCCCGCTATCTGGGGCGAGCTCATTGAGGCCGGTTTTGAAACCGGCCACGCCTATGGCAAGTCGCTGCGCACGGTGAAGTCCTGTGTTGGCAGCACGTGGTGTCGCTACGGCGTGCAGGACAGCGTGGGCATGGCGATTAAACTTGAAAACCGCTACAAGGGCCTGCGCGCGCCCCACAAGATTAAGTTTGGTGTGTCAGGCTGTACCCGGGAGTGCGCCGAGGCTCAAAGTAAGGATATCGGTATTATCGCCACCGAAAACGGCTGGAATTTATACGTCTGCGGCAACGGCGGCATGCGCCCACGCCACGCTGAACTGTTCGCAACAGATCTTGATGACGAGCAGCTCTACCGCACCATTGACCGCTTCTTGATGTTTTATGTACGCACCGCCGACCGCCTACAGCGCACCTCCGTGTGGCGGGAAAATCTCGACGGTGGGCTTGAGTACCTTAAAGAGGTCATTCTGGAAGACAGCTTAGGCATTAACAGCGAGCTTGAGCGGCAAATGCAGCACGTCGTTGATAGCTACCAGTGCGAATGGGCCAACGCCATCAGCGACCCAGAGAAACTCAAGCGCTTCCGTAGCTTCGTCAACGATGCGCGCCCCGACCCGTCCATCATTATGACCTCCGAACGCGGTCAGCTACGTCCTGCTTAA
- a CDS encoding carboxymuconolactone decarboxylase family protein, which translates to MTTSPCPPIADADWPNDIAELREDFAGALNVYRTMAHHPDLLNAWAPLRQHVVKENALGPELTEVVILRAGLRMESRYEWAHHVSRALALGFSTARIEAIRTRPEGVDGLIVDAVDALFDQRMLSPEQEAELADAIGRKAVIDLIAMVGFYSVLGYLLKTYDTPVDDNIQKEAEKMPTLFSLTT; encoded by the coding sequence ATGACGACCTCCCCCTGCCCGCCTATTGCTGATGCCGATTGGCCAAACGACATCGCTGAATTACGCGAAGACTTTGCCGGTGCGCTCAATGTCTATCGCACCATGGCCCATCACCCAGATTTACTCAACGCCTGGGCACCTTTACGCCAGCATGTTGTTAAGGAAAATGCCTTAGGGCCAGAATTAACCGAGGTGGTGATTCTTCGCGCTGGCCTGCGCATGGAGTCACGCTACGAATGGGCTCACCATGTTAGCCGGGCACTTGCTCTGGGATTCTCCACTGCACGAATCGAAGCCATTAGAACTCGCCCCGAAGGCGTTGATGGTCTTATCGTCGACGCTGTGGATGCATTGTTTGACCAGCGAATGCTGTCCCCTGAGCAAGAAGCAGAACTCGCAGATGCTATCGGACGCAAGGCCGTTATCGACCTAATTGCTATGGTGGGGTTTTATTCGGTATTGGGCTATCTGCTCAAGACTTACGACACACCGGTCGACGACAACATTCAAAAAGAAGCGGAAAAAATGCCAACGCTATTTTCGCTTACCACGTAG
- a CDS encoding RidA family protein: MIQPVKTDLYAAKAPLEWAVVGNGILFTAQIPIGTDGVVVEGGIEAQTRQTLDNLQHTLESAGASMQQLTQVLIYVTQREDLATVNRVYADYVTAPYPNRAAIIVSGFAREEMLVEMVAYAAVSAV, encoded by the coding sequence ATGATTCAACCGGTAAAAACCGATCTCTACGCGGCCAAAGCTCCACTTGAGTGGGCGGTGGTTGGCAATGGCATTTTATTCACCGCGCAAATTCCCATTGGTACCGATGGGGTTGTGGTAGAAGGCGGTATCGAAGCACAAACGCGCCAGACGCTGGATAACCTGCAACATACGCTGGAAAGCGCCGGTGCAAGCATGCAGCAACTGACACAGGTGCTGATCTACGTAACGCAGCGGGAAGATCTGGCCACCGTTAATCGCGTATATGCGGACTATGTCACCGCGCCTTACCCCAATCGGGCCGCTATTATTGTGTCTGGTTTTGCGCGAGAAGAGATGTTGGTCGAGATGGTGGCCTATGCTGCTGTCTCAGCGGTTTAA
- a CDS encoding DUF3726 domain-containing protein, protein MKVSFNELQGLCRKAFTGIGFEDGDAADAADMVAWMQCHGFNAVEQLNRGLDFLLEEDPESLPKVIYQDGDLAVLDGHGQSVLRSISLATELGFAKARARGLSVVKIRRCHNRQLIMGYLSRLAGRGINITAFWRNAQEPLTEQVVGFRAGHSTPEVRIYSVRDVPEENEPNDGITLVMANHVELLPSLGADHDLDLLARHSESDLMACRERSLQEGIDVDDAIWARLKTLAHRILVESSEASRSGAGAGVNDND, encoded by the coding sequence ATGAAAGTCTCCTTCAACGAGCTACAGGGGCTGTGCCGAAAAGCCTTCACTGGCATTGGGTTTGAAGATGGCGATGCCGCCGATGCTGCTGACATGGTGGCTTGGATGCAGTGCCATGGTTTCAATGCGGTTGAACAACTCAATCGTGGCCTGGACTTCTTGCTTGAAGAAGACCCGGAATCTCTACCAAAGGTGATCTATCAGGATGGCGACCTGGCGGTACTCGACGGCCATGGCCAGAGCGTGCTGCGCAGTATTAGCTTAGCCACCGAGCTGGGCTTTGCTAAGGCCCGTGCGCGGGGGCTATCAGTGGTCAAGATCCGCCGCTGCCATAATCGCCAGCTGATTATGGGCTACCTTTCACGCCTGGCCGGGCGGGGTATCAACATTACTGCTTTCTGGCGCAATGCCCAGGAGCCGCTGACCGAGCAGGTCGTGGGCTTTCGCGCTGGCCACTCGACGCCTGAAGTACGCATCTATTCAGTGCGCGATGTACCAGAAGAAAACGAACCCAACGACGGCATCACCCTGGTAATGGCCAACCATGTTGAGTTACTTCCTTCCCTGGGCGCAGACCACGACCTTGATCTGCTGGCGCGTCATTCAGAATCCGACCTGATGGCCTGCCGCGAGCGGTCTCTACAGGAAGGTATCGACGTGGATGATGCGATATGGGCACGCCTGAAAACGCTGGCACATCGTATTCTGGTGGAGTCCTCCGAAGCTTCTCGAAGCGGTGCTGGCGCAGGTGTCAACGATAACGATTAA
- a CDS encoding aspartate aminotransferase family protein, with amino-acid sequence MTRILHRSIGPTLPHAASAQGVYITDTAGRRYLDASGGAAVTSVGHAHPEVLAAMRAQIDNLCYAHTSFFTTDAAEALAEKLVNLAPEGLNYVYLVSGGSEAVEAALKMARQYFVEIGAPQRRHIIARRQSYHGNTIGALATGGNAMRRKQFQPILPETHHVSPCYAYREKGADESPEAYAIRLADELEAKILELGPEEVMAFVAEPVVGATLGAVASVADYFKRVRAICDKYGVLLILDEVMCGMGRTGTVFACEQDNVIPDIVTIAKGLGGGYQPIGAVMLSGKIYDSFANGSGLFQHGHTYIGHPVAAATANKVVEIIARPETLANVNAMGARLQNGLEAVLGASPYVGDIRGRGLFRGIELVADRDTKAPFDPSRKIHAKIKRHAMARGLISYPMGGTIDGIHGDHILLAPPYIIETDDVDLIIERIADAINAAIAE; translated from the coding sequence ATGACTCGTATTCTTCATCGCAGTATCGGCCCAACCCTCCCTCATGCCGCGTCGGCGCAAGGTGTCTACATTACAGACACTGCTGGGCGCCGATACTTAGATGCCTCAGGAGGCGCTGCGGTCACCAGTGTGGGGCACGCTCATCCAGAAGTGCTGGCGGCGATGCGCGCTCAAATTGATAACCTTTGCTACGCACACACCTCGTTTTTCACCACCGACGCTGCCGAGGCGCTGGCCGAGAAGCTCGTCAATTTGGCACCTGAAGGGTTGAATTACGTCTACCTTGTGTCAGGTGGATCAGAGGCCGTTGAAGCGGCGCTGAAGATGGCACGGCAGTACTTTGTGGAAATTGGCGCCCCCCAGCGCAGGCATATTATTGCCAGGCGGCAGAGTTACCACGGCAACACCATTGGTGCATTGGCAACCGGTGGCAATGCGATGCGGCGTAAGCAGTTTCAGCCCATCCTGCCAGAAACTCATCATGTCTCCCCCTGCTATGCCTATCGTGAGAAAGGCGCCGATGAGTCGCCTGAGGCTTACGCTATTCGGCTGGCAGACGAGCTCGAAGCGAAAATTCTGGAACTCGGCCCTGAAGAAGTCATGGCGTTCGTTGCCGAACCCGTCGTAGGCGCCACCCTCGGCGCTGTCGCCTCTGTCGCGGATTACTTTAAACGTGTGCGTGCGATTTGCGACAAATATGGCGTACTACTGATCCTCGACGAAGTGATGTGCGGCATGGGGCGCACCGGCACGGTCTTCGCCTGCGAGCAAGACAACGTCATACCGGATATCGTCACAATAGCCAAAGGCTTGGGCGGGGGTTATCAGCCGATCGGCGCGGTGATGCTGTCCGGCAAAATTTACGACAGCTTCGCCAACGGTTCTGGCCTGTTCCAGCACGGGCATACTTACATCGGCCACCCTGTTGCCGCGGCAACTGCTAACAAAGTGGTTGAAATCATTGCGCGCCCCGAGACACTTGCCAATGTAAACGCCATGGGCGCGAGATTACAAAACGGTTTGGAAGCAGTTCTCGGTGCATCCCCTTATGTTGGCGATATCCGGGGAAGAGGGCTGTTTCGCGGTATCGAGCTGGTGGCGGATCGTGACACGAAAGCGCCTTTTGATCCGAGCCGAAAAATTCACGCCAAAATTAAGCGTCACGCCATGGCTCGTGGGCTGATCAGCTATCCCATGGGCGGCACGATTGATGGTATTCACGGTGATCATATCCTGCTGGCACCGCCCTATATTATTGAAACCGATGATGTCGACCTAATCATTGAGCGCATTGCCGACGCCATCAACGCCGCCATCGCTGAGTGA
- a CDS encoding MurR/RpiR family transcriptional regulator yields the protein MPQRDPLREQIIAQYDAMSPQLQQAARYVLEHPDEVALVSMRELARHAAVQPATMTRLAKFLGKQGYDDIREHYVAALRRGNDGFAAKVRQRTEGATAAANDTIAAHMLHGLSAQISQLCEPDSLQRLEAIANTLKSARKVYVLGLRSCHSVAWHFHYVMSLLGDRSVHLEGPAGTGGDRLIRATPDDVILVVSVKPYAVATLELTQLAKDKGLTILSITDSEVSPLVGLSDQTIFCPTESDSFFHTLTPALAISEVLCTLLAEDDRPQALDALQRADEHFLSLNTYASAIPRRE from the coding sequence ATGCCGCAGCGCGACCCTTTAAGGGAACAGATTATCGCCCAGTACGATGCCATGTCGCCGCAGCTCCAGCAGGCAGCTCGCTACGTATTGGAACACCCAGATGAGGTGGCATTGGTTTCTATGCGCGAATTGGCGCGCCATGCGGCCGTGCAGCCTGCCACCATGACACGGCTGGCTAAGTTTCTGGGAAAGCAAGGATACGATGATATTCGCGAGCACTATGTGGCAGCGCTACGGCGGGGTAATGATGGCTTTGCCGCTAAGGTCCGCCAGCGAACCGAGGGTGCGACAGCCGCGGCCAACGACACTATTGCCGCGCATATGTTACATGGGCTGAGTGCTCAGATTTCTCAGCTCTGTGAACCGGACTCGCTGCAACGGTTAGAAGCCATTGCTAATACGCTGAAATCAGCGAGAAAAGTGTATGTGCTAGGTTTGCGTTCATGCCATTCCGTGGCGTGGCACTTCCACTACGTGATGTCACTGTTAGGCGATCGTTCGGTTCATCTAGAGGGGCCGGCGGGCACCGGCGGCGACAGACTAATTCGCGCCACGCCCGACGATGTCATACTGGTGGTCTCTGTTAAACCCTATGCAGTCGCGACACTGGAACTGACGCAGTTGGCAAAAGACAAGGGGCTTACGATTCTATCGATTACCGATAGTGAAGTATCGCCCTTGGTTGGGTTGTCAGATCAGACCATTTTTTGCCCTACGGAAAGCGACAGCTTTTTCCATACGTTAACGCCCGCTTTAGCTATCTCAGAAGTGCTGTGCACCTTATTAGCAGAAGATGACCGACCACAGGCACTCGATGCGTTGCAGCGGGCGGATGAACATTTCTTGAGCCTGAATACCTATGCGAGCGCTATTCCTCGACGGGAGTGA
- a CDS encoding cation diffusion facilitator family transporter, whose translation MKTESSTLAFSAFMALLIGCAGITATLASNSQAILLDGLFNLIYFSVALVTIKVSKLASRPDSASYPFGYSYFESLVNLCKGLLILGVSIFALVDAVAALLTGGREISAGLAVIYALFATAACSLTAWMMHRSQRHVSSPLVAADKLNWLVNSIISAAVLAAFCLVMLFERLDWRGIVPYVDSVLVMAVVLLCLGVPVRMASQALRELLNKTPDEAVAEPVRQAVARGLADIDTQEVRVRMVRPGRLLYIIVHVVLPKAFHDATLAHQDTLRQQIDEEVRRVYSPVVCDVVFTEDNRWAAPSCGQLVKKHT comes from the coding sequence GTGAAAACAGAATCTAGCACCTTAGCATTTTCCGCCTTCATGGCACTGCTGATTGGTTGTGCAGGAATCACGGCAACGTTGGCGTCTAACTCCCAGGCTATTTTGCTGGATGGGTTATTTAACCTTATCTACTTTAGCGTCGCGCTGGTCACTATTAAGGTCAGCAAGTTAGCCAGCCGACCCGATAGCGCCTCTTACCCGTTTGGCTACAGCTATTTCGAGTCGTTGGTTAACCTATGCAAAGGCTTGTTAATATTAGGCGTTTCCATCTTTGCGCTGGTAGATGCCGTGGCTGCGTTACTGACCGGTGGGCGGGAGATCTCAGCGGGGCTTGCCGTTATCTATGCGCTGTTTGCCACCGCCGCTTGCTCGCTCACTGCTTGGATGATGCACCGCAGTCAGCGCCATGTAAGTAGCCCGCTGGTGGCTGCTGACAAGCTTAACTGGCTGGTGAACAGCATTATCTCGGCTGCCGTGTTAGCGGCGTTCTGCTTGGTGATGCTGTTTGAGCGCTTAGACTGGCGGGGAATCGTGCCTTATGTCGACTCCGTACTGGTGATGGCCGTTGTGTTGCTATGTCTTGGCGTACCGGTACGCATGGCCTCTCAAGCCCTGCGTGAGCTGCTGAATAAAACACCGGACGAAGCAGTCGCCGAGCCAGTGCGTCAAGCGGTTGCTCGCGGTCTTGCGGATATCGACACTCAGGAAGTGCGGGTGCGTATGGTACGCCCTGGTCGCCTGCTATACATCATCGTCCACGTGGTGCTACCCAAAGCATTTCATGACGCTACGCTGGCCCATCAAGACACACTACGCCAGCAAATTGATGAGGAAGTACGCCGCGTTTACTCGCCTGTTGTTTGCGATGTGGTCTTCACCGAAGATAATCGCTGGGCAGCGCCTTCCTGCGGGCAGCTAGTAAAGAAGCACACTTAA
- the nirD gene encoding nitrite reductase small subunit NirD, producing MTATALKHTVSTDTWQPLCTKADLVAFSGVAAWLDTPEGPAQVAIFYLPGQRSQEEERELYALDHFDPFSNANVIARGIIGDVKGSPVVASPLYKQRFRLEDGQCLEDENVKLRTWKVAFKGEEVWVQG from the coding sequence ATGACTGCGACCGCACTCAAACACACCGTGAGCACCGACACCTGGCAACCACTGTGTACGAAAGCTGACCTAGTGGCATTTTCCGGCGTTGCTGCTTGGTTGGACACCCCAGAAGGCCCCGCCCAAGTAGCCATTTTTTACTTACCGGGACAACGTTCCCAAGAAGAGGAGAGAGAACTCTACGCCCTCGACCACTTTGACCCGTTTTCTAACGCTAATGTCATTGCCCGCGGCATTATCGGTGATGTAAAAGGCAGCCCGGTGGTTGCCTCGCCACTCTACAAGCAGCGCTTTCGCCTTGAAGATGGCCAGTGCTTAGAGGATGAGAACGTCAAACTACGCACCTGGAAAGTCGCGTTCAAAGGCGAAGAGGTATGGGTACAGGGATAA
- a CDS encoding NAD(P)/FAD-dependent oxidoreductase, whose product MEITSRCSPIDHLVIIGNGMASHRLIEALVCHPQRPAQITVIGEEPVPAYNRILLSPLLAGELATDALTFRDQAWYDEQGITLLLGEKVATIDRNNRSLTTDSNRRLHYDRLVIATGSRPTMPKIPGIALAGVHGFRDVQDATTLAAIAQRGGKAVIIGGGLLGLEAAEGLRKRGGQTLTVSVLQRSTRLMNRQLDETAAQLLENTLSKRGLHIETNASLAALEDNGHGRVKAVMLSDGRHLPADSVIVAAGITPNVALGQQAGLSCERAIVVDAHLSTSDPHISALGECCQFEQHTYGLVEPIWRQVDVLAAVLCGETPDGYQEAPTATKLKVSGVALFAFGPTEAAPEHDVLCYRDPENGDYRRLLLRDGQLEGAVLYSDTRHGPWYFEQALASIDLTACRQALLFGPADVEALQTQHADNAPSPASSSSSSSSHPPTSEAA is encoded by the coding sequence ATGGAAATCACTTCCCGGTGCTCACCTATCGATCACCTCGTTATCATTGGTAATGGCATGGCCAGCCATCGCCTAATTGAAGCGCTGGTCTGCCACCCACAACGGCCAGCACAGATCACCGTTATTGGTGAAGAGCCCGTGCCTGCCTATAACCGCATTTTGCTTTCTCCTTTATTAGCAGGCGAGCTCGCCACCGATGCGCTTACTTTTCGTGACCAGGCATGGTACGACGAACAGGGCATTACCCTGCTGCTCGGCGAAAAAGTCGCCACTATTGATCGCAACAACCGCAGCCTTACTACGGATAGCAACCGCCGCTTGCATTACGACCGCTTAGTGATTGCGACGGGTTCACGACCAACGATGCCAAAGATTCCCGGCATTGCGCTTGCGGGCGTTCATGGCTTTCGCGACGTGCAAGACGCCACCACCCTAGCCGCTATCGCACAGCGTGGTGGTAAGGCGGTCATTATCGGCGGTGGCCTGCTTGGCCTGGAAGCCGCCGAAGGTCTGCGCAAGCGCGGAGGCCAAACACTCACGGTTAGCGTACTTCAACGCAGCACGCGTTTAATGAATCGCCAGCTGGATGAAACCGCCGCCCAACTGCTGGAGAACACCCTGAGTAAGCGTGGTCTCCACATCGAAACAAACGCCTCGCTTGCTGCACTGGAAGATAACGGCCACGGACGCGTCAAGGCGGTCATGCTTAGCGATGGCCGCCACTTACCCGCCGATAGTGTGATTGTCGCGGCGGGCATTACGCCCAATGTAGCGCTGGGGCAACAGGCGGGACTTAGCTGCGAACGAGCCATTGTGGTTGACGCGCACCTTTCCACGTCTGACCCACATATTTCTGCCCTAGGCGAGTGCTGCCAATTTGAGCAGCACACCTATGGGCTAGTGGAGCCGATTTGGCGCCAGGTTGACGTATTGGCAGCCGTGCTGTGCGGCGAAACACCCGATGGCTATCAAGAGGCTCCTACCGCTACCAAGTTGAAAGTTAGCGGCGTAGCACTGTTCGCGTTTGGCCCTACCGAAGCAGCCCCCGAACATGATGTGTTGTGCTATCGCGATCCAGAAAACGGCGACTACCGCCGCCTGCTGCTCCGCGATGGCCAGCTTGAAGGGGCAGTGCTGTATAGCGACACCCGCCACGGCCCTTGGTATTTCGAGCAGGCCTTGGCAAGCATTGACCTGACGGCTTGCCGCCAAGCACTACTGTTTGGCCCAGCCGATGTCGAGGCATTGCAAACACAGCACGCTGATAACGCGCCCAGCCCTGCTTCTTCATCATCGTCTTCTTCATCTCACCCACCGACGTCAGAGGCGGCATAA